One Peribacillus simplex NBRC 15720 = DSM 1321 genomic region harbors:
- a CDS encoding TIGR00266 family protein: MNNHEIDFKLYGDDMQFVEVELDPQETVIAEAGSLMMMEDQIKMETIFGDGSSNGDSGMMGKLFGAGKRLLTGESLFMTAFTNEGRDKKHVSFASPYPGKIIPMDLSELGGKIICQKDAFLAAAKGVSVGIEFQRKIGAGFFGGEGFIMQKLEGDGMTFVHAGGTIHKKELAAGEILRVDTGCLVAMTSGVDYNIEAVKGVKTALFGGEGLFFATLKGPGTVWVQSLPFSRLASRVFAAAPQNGGSSEEGSVARGLFNLFNDK; the protein is encoded by the coding sequence ATGAATAACCATGAAATAGATTTTAAATTATATGGAGATGACATGCAGTTTGTTGAAGTGGAATTGGATCCTCAGGAAACGGTAATTGCCGAAGCTGGAAGTTTAATGATGATGGAAGATCAAATCAAGATGGAAACCATCTTTGGCGATGGGTCTTCGAATGGTGACAGCGGAATGATGGGTAAGCTATTCGGTGCCGGGAAACGGCTCCTTACTGGTGAGAGTCTTTTCATGACGGCTTTTACGAATGAAGGACGAGATAAAAAACATGTTTCATTCGCCTCGCCTTATCCAGGTAAAATCATTCCGATGGATTTAAGCGAGCTCGGCGGGAAAATCATTTGTCAAAAAGACGCATTCCTGGCGGCAGCGAAAGGCGTTTCAGTCGGAATTGAGTTTCAAAGAAAGATAGGGGCAGGCTTCTTTGGCGGTGAAGGCTTCATCATGCAAAAACTTGAAGGAGATGGAATGACCTTCGTTCATGCCGGCGGCACGATCCATAAAAAAGAATTGGCTGCAGGAGAGATATTACGCGTCGATACAGGATGTTTAGTAGCAATGACTAGCGGGGTAGATTATAATATTGAAGCTGTAAAAGGCGTGAAAACCGCTTTATTCGGAGGCGAAGGTTTATTCTTTGCAACATTAAAAGGACCCGGAACCGTCTGGGTGCAATCTTTGCCATTCAGCCGGCTTGCAAGCCGGGTATTTGCTGCAGCGCCGCAAAATGGAGGATCCTCCGAAGAAGGCAGCGTAGCTAGAGGCTTATTCAATTTATTCAACGATAAATAA
- a CDS encoding SDR family NAD(P)-dependent oxidoreductase: MGFKNKTVIVTGASNGIGRGVAKGYAESGASVVLADLDEREGQLYVEELKSNGHEAIFVKTDVRKEADIQHLMDITLKTYKTIDILINNAGKALFKSLYDLTIEEWDDMMNTNLRSVFLCSRAAAESMRKNETGGAIINLASTRAMMSEPDSESYAATKGGIKALTHALAASLGKEKITVNSISPGWIETRDYESLRDKDHQQHFSNRVGKPEDIARACLYLTASENDFVTGADLIVDGGMTRKMMYEE, encoded by the coding sequence ATGGGTTTCAAAAATAAAACGGTGATTGTAACAGGCGCTTCGAATGGTATAGGGAGAGGCGTGGCAAAGGGATATGCAGAAAGCGGCGCTTCAGTCGTTCTCGCAGATTTGGACGAGCGGGAAGGTCAGCTGTATGTGGAAGAGCTCAAAAGTAACGGTCATGAAGCCATATTCGTCAAAACGGATGTACGCAAGGAAGCTGACATCCAACATTTGATGGATATAACTCTAAAAACATATAAGACCATTGATATATTAATCAATAATGCAGGAAAGGCATTATTCAAATCGCTTTATGACCTGACGATTGAGGAATGGGACGATATGATGAATACGAATTTGCGCAGTGTTTTCCTTTGTTCCCGGGCTGCGGCAGAATCGATGCGGAAAAATGAAACGGGAGGTGCAATCATCAATTTGGCATCAACCAGAGCGATGATGTCTGAGCCTGATTCGGAATCCTATGCAGCGACAAAAGGGGGGATCAAAGCACTGACACATGCACTTGCCGCTTCTTTAGGAAAAGAGAAAATTACGGTCAATTCGATTTCTCCGGGATGGATTGAAACGCGAGATTATGAATCGCTGAGGGATAAAGATCACCAGCAGCATTTTTCCAATCGGGTTGGCAAACCTGAAGATATTGCAAGGGCCTGTCTTTATTTGACGGCATCGGAAAATGATTTCGTTACGGGTGCGGATCTTATCGTCGATGGAGGCATGACAAGAAAAATGATGTACGAGGAGTAA